TGGTCCGCCAGCTCCAGCGCCCGGGCCGGAACCTGATCGATATAACGCTTGGTCTTGATCCCCAGTGCCGATACCCCCTTCTGATTAAGCTGGGGAATAATCGCAGTCAGAAGGTCCGGCTGGCCCTGGAAGGGGAAGCCGCTCGTAATCAGGAATTCTCCGGGCCGGACCCAGTCAATGACATCGGGAACCTCCATAACATTGACCCGGTTAATGTAACGGCCCAGCCCTCCCGCTCCCGCGAGGACCACCGCCTCCTTCAGATCGGGGATCAGCAGTAGGTCGCTGCAGGTCAATCCGTTGATGACTTGAGTACCCATGGCTCCGCCGCCTTTACTTTAGCTTGCTAGAATAGACATCCTCAATCAGTGTTGTGCCAAAAAAGCTGTTCCCCGGCACATCCGCCTCCGCCGGTACAAAAATGCTGATCTGCTCCGACGGTGTATCGCCAACATTCGCAACGGAATGGACAACGCCCGCAGGCACATGGAACGTATCTCCGGCCCGGTAGCTGTACCACTCCCCGCCTGACAGCAGCTTGACCTCGCCCGCTGTGATATGAATAATCTCAACGACATCATGATAGTGCGGCACGACCTGCCCGCCGACGCCCAGCTTCTCCCACAGAATGGAGCTCATGCGGATGCCCAGGCGGTCCGCCTGCTCGGCCGAGACGATCTCCCGGTGGTACAGTTCAATGTGGTTGGGCATAAGCTCCCATGTCATGTCCGCCGCGCTCAGCACTTCGGTAACCTG
This region of Paenibacillus sp. FSL K6-1096 genomic DNA includes:
- a CDS encoding cupin domain-containing protein, coding for MMHTQTQVTEVLSAADMTWELMPNHIELYHREIVSAEQADRLGIRMSSILWEKLGVGGQVVPHYHDVVEIIHITAGEVKLLSGGEWYSYRAGDTFHVPAGVVHSVANVGDTPSEQISIFVPAEADVPGNSFFGTTLIEDVYSSKLK